The Miscanthus floridulus cultivar M001 chromosome 17, ASM1932011v1, whole genome shotgun sequence genome has a window encoding:
- the LOC136517650 gene encoding PHD finger protein ALFIN-LIKE 5 isoform X2 has translation MDPGAGAHYSARTAEEVFRDFRGRRAGMIKALTNDVEKFYQLCDPEKENLCLYGYPNETWEVTLPAEEVPPEIPEPALGINFARDGMNEKDWLALVAVHSDSWLLAVAFYFAARFGFDKEARIPEEEELMTINIDSSEQSRARLQLQPIPRRASSASPDLEAAGSASSDPWVHAPPRPTPGPRAHLSWSPKRLRHLPGCGLRSSGIPHEGYADPVISRMLV, from the exons ATGGACCCCGGCGCCGGCGCGCACTACTCCGCCCGTACCGCGGAGGAGGTCTTCCGCGACTTCCGCGGCCGCCGCGCGGGCATGATCAAGGCCCTCACCAACG ATGTGGAGAAGTTCTACCAGCTGTGCGACCCCG AAAAGGAAAACTTGTGCCTTTATGGCTACCCCAACGAAACATGGGAAGTAACTTTGCCAGCAGAGGAAGTGCCTCCGGAGATCCCTGAACCAGCTTTGGGTATAAACTTTGCTAGGGATGGCATGAATGAGAAGGATTGGTTGGCGCTAGTTGCAGTCCACAGTGATTCCTGGTTACTAGCTGTTGCATTCTACTTTGCGGCCCGGTTTGGGTTTGACAAAGAGGCCAG gatacccgaagaggaggagctaatgactatcaacattgattcatccgagcagtcaagagcgcgactacagctccaaccgatccCCAGGCgcgctagctccgcctcgcccgacctcgaggccgcgggctccgcctcgtccgacccttgggtccatgctccgcctcgcccgaccccggggcCACGGGCTCACCTGAGTTGGTCCCCgaaacgactcaggcatctgccgggatgtgggttaaggagcagtggaataccacatgagggctatgccgaccctgtcatcagcaggatgctagtctaa
- the LOC136517649 gene encoding uncharacterized protein, protein MAALAAHHHRHSFSSVAAPTPTLRRRHRFSSLPFSARPSSHGSFSSRAATRVLTRAGPPAATTASSLSLEELRRGCSTWTWRGMRVNYLARGQGPPVLLVHGFGASVAHWRRNIGVLSESYTVYAIDLLGFGASDKPAGFSYTMETWAELILDFLEEVVRRPTVLVGNSVGSLACVIAASESSREVVRGLVLLNCAGGMNNKAIVDDWRIKLLLPLLWLIDFLLKQRPIASALFNRVKNRDNLKDILLSVYGNKDAVDDELVEIISGPADTEGALDAFVSTVTGPPGPSPIALMPRLGDLPVLVLWGQRDPFTPIDGPVGKFFSKLPSELPNVTLYMLEGVGHCPHDDRPDLVHDRLLPWLEALPPPAAGAVTTSTTV, encoded by the exons ATGGCAGCACTTGccgcccaccaccaccgccactccTTCTCCTCCGTCGCTGCTCCAACTCCAACACTTCGCCGACGCCACCGTTTCTCGTCGCTCCCTTTCTCCGCGCGGCCCTCTTCCCATGGCAGTTTCAGCTCCCGAGCCGCGACCCGCGTCCTCACGCGCGCCGGCCCACCCGCCGCGACAACGGCGTCGTCGTTGTCGCTGGAGGAGCTGCGCCGGGGCTGCTCCACCTGGACGTGGCGAGGGATGCGCGTGAACTACCTCGCCAGAGGGCAGGGCCCGCCCGTCCTGCTCGTCCACGGCTTCGGCGCCTCCGTCGCGCACTGGCGCAG GAACATTGGGGTGTTGTCTGAATCCTACACCGTCTACGCGATCGATTTACTGGGGTTCGGTGCCTCGGACAAGCCTGCTGGATTTTCTTACACGATGGAGACATGGGCTGAG CTGATACTGGATTTCTTGGAGGAGGTGGTCAGGAGGCCCACGGTGCTCGTCGGCAACTCTGTTGGAAGCCTTGCATGCGTCATTGCTGCCTCAG AGTCCAGCAGAGAAGTCGTTCGGGGGCTTGTTCTGCTGAACTGCGCCGGCGGCATGAACAACAAGGCGATCGTCGACGACTGGAGGAtcaagctgctgctgcctctgctcTGGCTGATTGACTTCCTGCTGAAACAACGGCCGATAGCATCAGCACTCTTTAACCGCGTCAAAAACAG GGACAATCTGAAGGATATCTTGCTCTCTGTTTACGGGAACAAAGATGCTGTGGACGACGAATTAGTTGAG ATCATAAGCGGACCGGCTGACACGGAGGGCGCCCTGGACGCGTTCGTGTCGACGGTGACGGGCCCGCCGGGGCCGAGCCCGATAGCGCTGATGCCGCGGCTGGGCGACCTGCCCGTGCTGGTGCTGTGGGGCCAACGGGACCCCTTCACCCCGATCGACGGGCCCGTGGGGAAGTTCTTCTCGAAGCTGCCGTCGGAGCTCCCCAACGTGACGCTCTACATGCTGGAGGGCGTGGGCCACTGCCCGCACGACGACCGGCCGGACCTCGTCCACGACAGGCTGCTCCCGTGGCTGGAAGCCCTCCCGCCGCCCGCGGCCGGCGCGGTGACGACGTCAACGACGGTTTAG
- the LOC136517650 gene encoding PHD finger protein ALFIN-LIKE 5 isoform X1 — protein sequence MDPGAGAHYSARTAEEVFRDFRGRRAGMIKALTNDVEKFYQLCDPEKENLCLYGYPNETWEVTLPAEEVPPEIPEPALGINFARDGMNEKDWLALVAVHSDSWLLAVAFYFAARFGFDKEARRRLFNMINNLPTIFEVVTGVAKKQNKEKGPNSTSKSNKPISKMTSRPESHLKATKVAAPPKDDDESGEEYEEEEERDNTLCGSCGTNDGKDEFWICCDSCERWYHGKCVKITPARAEHIKHYKCPDCSNKRARA from the exons ATGGACCCCGGCGCCGGCGCGCACTACTCCGCCCGTACCGCGGAGGAGGTCTTCCGCGACTTCCGCGGCCGCCGCGCGGGCATGATCAAGGCCCTCACCAACG ATGTGGAGAAGTTCTACCAGCTGTGCGACCCCG AAAAGGAAAACTTGTGCCTTTATGGCTACCCCAACGAAACATGGGAAGTAACTTTGCCAGCAGAGGAAGTGCCTCCGGAGATCCCTGAACCAGCTTTGGGTATAAACTTTGCTAGGGATGGCATGAATGAGAAGGATTGGTTGGCGCTAGTTGCAGTCCACAGTGATTCCTGGTTACTAGCTGTTGCATTCTACTTTGCGGCCCGGTTTGGGTTTGACAAAGAGGCCAG GCGGCGACTCTTCAACATGATAAATAACTTGCCCACGATATTTGAAGTAGTGACTGGGGTTGCCAAGAAACAAAACAAGGAGAAGGGCCCCAATAGTACCAGCAAAAGCAACAAACCAATTTCAAAAATG ACATCAAGACCTGAGTCTCATTTGAAGGCGACAAAAGTGGCAGCGCCCCCCAAGGATGATGATGAGAGTGGTGAAGAatatgaagaagaggaagagcgTGATAACACCTTATGTGGATCCTGTGGAACAAATGACGGCAAGGACGAATTCTGGATCTGTTGTGATAGTTGTGAGCGGTGGTACCATGGGAAGTGTGTCAAGATCACGCCTGCACGTGCCGAGCACATCAAGCACTACAAATGCCCAGATTGCAGCAACAAGAGGGCAAGAGCCTAG